The sequence GGGAAAAAGATGTTCCAAAACAAACCTCCAATTAATAAAACGGTTCCTGTAATAGCCGTTTTTTTCACAATTTCGATTTTGTCAATTGACAAGTTCAAAAGCTGTCCAATGTACATTCCTAAAATTCCAGTTCCGATTGCAGGCAACGTACTCAAAATTCCTTCCGGATCCCAAGTTTTAGACGATGCCCATAAATGACCGTTTAAAAGTGTATCGTCGATCCAAGCAGCTAAATTTGTTCCTTTGTCGAAATTCGCAGTGCCAAATCCCGGAACGGGAACAAAAGCCATCAAAAGCCAATATCCAATTAATAGTGTCGCTAAAACTAAAAGTTGTGTTTTTAAATTTGTCTTTAAATACAAAATAGAGGTGAAGAAATACACAATTGCAATTCGCTGCAAAACGCCCGGAATTCGTGTATCTTCAAAATGTTCCAAGCCACTAAAAGCTAGAGAAAGCAATAGGATGAAAATTCCAACTGCAAGAATGGTTTTCACTTTCATTGAAAAGTTTCCTAATAGTGCATAAGCAACTCCAAAAGCAATAACCAATCTCACGCCTAACAACGGAATTCCTTCTAAACCAAATAAATGAATTCTGCTGAAAATGCTTAAAAACAATCCCAAACAGAAAATTCGAAGTGAGCGAACTAAGATTTTATTGAAAGTACTTCCGTCAAACTGTTTTACGGGCATTGCGAAAGGTATTGCAGTTCCCATTATAAAAACGAAAAACGGGAAAACTAAATCGGTAGGAGTACAGCCGTGCCATTCAGCGTGTTCTAAAGGCGCATAAATAGAATCCCAGCTTCCTGGATTATTGACAATCGTCATTAAGAAGATGGTAAATCCTCTAAAGACATCGAGT comes from Flavobacterium sp. KACC 22761 and encodes:
- a CDS encoding acyltransferase family protein, which encodes MTKERLTSLDVFRGFTIFLMTIVNNPGSWDSIYAPLEHAEWHGCTPTDLVFPFFVFIMGTAIPFAMPVKQFDGSTFNKILVRSLRIFCLGLFLSIFSRIHLFGLEGIPLLGVRLVIAFGVAYALLGNFSMKVKTILAVGIFILLLSLAFSGLEHFEDTRIPGVLQRIAIVYFFTSILYLKTNLKTQLLVLATLLIGYWLLMAFVPVPGFGTANFDKGTNLAAWIDDTLLNGHLWASSKTWDPEGILSTLPAIGTGILGMYIGQLLNLSIDKIEIVKKTAITGTVLLIGGLFWNIFFPINKSLWTSSYVLYTAGIATICLTILYYIIDIQGYKKWTKLFLIWGVNPMIVFFFSGIIPRVLSAIKIANPETAGEEISFQTYIYKHGLAPCFENPLNASLAYALLYAVFWSIILWIFYKKKLIFKV